The DNA region GGAACCGACGAGACGAAGCAATCAATCGCCAGAAAGATGCCCAAGAGAatcaaaaaacgaaagaaagtcACCACAGAAGACGGGGTAAGTGAATCCTgctttgtttatttttttgttttaaaTTCTCTAAGACCGACGCCGGGTGGGAGGAATACTACGACTACATTTTCCCCGACGACTCGGGCGCGGCGCCGAATTTCAAACTGCTCCAAATGGCTCGCATGTGgaagcagcaacagcagaaGTAAACGATCGGACAACTTCTCTTCATGTCTGCTTCAATATGAGAAAGTATTAGTACAGGGTAGTCATCCTCTTTAAAAAAACGGTCACTCTACTCTGGCCTGGTTCCATAAAGTTAACAGTTGTGCCACGACGTGCACGTTGAGACTGTTTCCGAGAAGTCGATACCGTTGCCtatttgacgtcgactctGGAAAACCTTAGAAGAGGCTTACGCGTACTGGGGACTTCTACTATGTTGGTATTCTCACTAAATCGAGGGGGGAAGGACAGTAGGTTGGCCACTTCCTTTGGCGTGAAAAAGCGCAGCTTCAAAGGAGATAGAACTGATTTATCTgggtcgtcgacgtcgtccgttTTAAATTGTGCATACACGGAATCGATCTAGTATGAAACGTTTAAAGGTCTTAGTGAGGCTAACGGCTTTATTACGCTGATAGCTTCGTTCATTTGAAGTACTGAGCCTGTGCCTTGAACGTAGTGGCTGTATGCCTTGGTAAAGCAGCAGGACCCTTTGCTCTTACTCGCGACAATATCTAGAGAAATACTGCAGGCTATACTTGCAAAGACTTTACGATTTCTCACCTAGGATTGTGCCGTACCGATTCAATAGTTTGGGATCTAAGAGAAAATGCTCGAAATAGTCTTTAGACTGATCTTTTTCGAGGAAGTTCTCGATTGTTTGTTCTAAGGGCGCTGCACTCTGTTGCACGGGAAAATCACTAAGAACCTAAGTAAGAAAGATtacgtaattaatttgtcAGCATTCTACTGATAGTATACCTGCTCAGAAACTCTGAATGGAAATGCCAGTGGAGGTTTGATTGCAACAAGGTAGTACCTCAGCCGAGAATTTGGTATACCAAACTATTGCATATcccaataaaaaaatcaatggtAGATATGGATATACCTGTAGAGGACTTAGTAGAAATTCCTATGGTAGTCAAAAGTGTACACTGAAAACACTTGCTGCTAACCAGTCTACCTGATAACTGTATCTTGTTTTGCATAGCATGTCAACGAGATGTTGCCGCGTATCTGACGATTCAAAGCCCTTTACGTTTTCTATAAGCAAGCACGAcggctttttttctagccTATCAAAGAATAGCGTGGCCTGATTTTAGTTAGAAAGCACACCCTTTACTTTTGAATTAGGTCGAGGATATAGAGAAAGCTTCTAGTCCTTTTGTCGAGAGTATCACCCTTCAGTCCAACTCTAGTGTATAGACATGTACCTTTTTAGTAGCCAGAGCCAATAAAAGGTACGCAACCTTGTAAAGGGCTGACAGGGGGGAGACATTAAAAACATATCTGCATTCAGTTTATCTACTTCTTCGACAGTGAGAGACTGGAGGttgattattatttatttgttgatTGATTAGGTTCCAAAGCCCCGGACTTTGCACCTCTATGTTTCTCTGCAGTAATCGCGTCGTCGGAAAGTTGTGACGGTACACGGAGTTAGCGACGTCGTTAATATCGATACAAGCTACGACGTCGTGAGGCATTCCGCTCTCTACGGCCCAGGTGAGTAGGTAGACAAGCGCGCATCTCCACCTCCCTGCTCACAAACCTTCCAACGCAAAGTGCATTCCACCGATACCGCTGTAGAACTCGACGACTCTCGCAGCCTGCATATCTGCAATCTTTAGCGCACTGtaaataatttattgatttgaaTTAAGAAGTCACACTCGACCCTAGTCACGCACGAGAGGAGACGATGATGTTAGACTGGAAAAACGTTGCAGCGACTGCAGCAAAAGCGTTTGCGAGCGGCCTGTGCGCTCGATACGTATTGGCAGCAATAAAGCGGAAGTCATTGACTTTGTAAGGGGAGCAATAGTAGGCTCCCAGTGTAGCTGATTTCTCGATATTTAGAGCCGATCTCCTGAGCGAGGACGTCGTTAGAGCTGCCTCGTTTCTAGCCACGTTCACCTCCTCGTACAAATTGATGCGCAATGCTCTGGAAGTCGCTGGCTTGCAGGTAAAAGAGAGTACGGTAGAAGCGGGGGCGGGGACGAGTACCCATTCGGCAGCAATGCGTTGTCTGCATGCACAATTTACATAATCCGTCATACTATAAACCCTCCGTCTCTCGCCTTTGGGGTTCACTTAATTAtgattgaaatattttctgacgtcatagtaCACGTATTTGTGTAGAATCTCAAATTCGCCGTGCTTAGCTCGTCGGCTCTCGCGAGCTTGGCTCTTCCTCTTGGATGCGCCGCGGACAGGCACACCCTGACCGTTCTGGCCTTGTCGCGAGCGATTGGGAGCGCGATCGCCGGCGAGGACGGCGGTGCAATCGCGCCCTTTCTTCTCTACTGCCTCGGCTTTGCGTTTCTTTCCTGCATCGTGCTCCGTTGGCCGACGCTCATGTCGCGACCCTTCTCCAAGGCGCTGCTCGGCTACGTGAACTACAGCGATGCACAAATGGAGGGGATGTTTCGTGGAAAACAATTCGTCGAGTGCGAGTCGGTGTTGCATCGAGGCAGCTGCCTGGCTTTTCACGTCAAAAATGCTCTCCTTACAACGCTACCAGCGTCGTTAAAACTCTACTCAACAATCTACGCAGTGCCACTTATACTCCAACTAAAGAAGGGCCAACGGTAGGCACACCACAACTAAGAGAAATTGTTTCTAATGATGTGTCTTAGGCCTCTTGGTCTCTATTTGAGAAATGTTTGccagtcgtctttttttcttactgcTACCTGCTCAGCGTTTGCTCTCAGTCTCTGCCTGCTTAGAAACTGCAGTCAGCGCTCTCCAACGCCGCTCTACGTGCCCGCCGTTAGCGgtctcgtcgcgtcgtttggCCTTCTCATTGAGAGCAAGTCGCGTCGCGCCGAAATGATCATTCTCGTTCTCCACCAAGTGACGCACGTCATACTCGCCTGGCTCATGCAGGAGGCGAGAAAGGTAAAGATCCACGCAAATCTGCTCCAAATGATCATCTTCGCCGTATCGGCGATGAGAATCCTCTACATGTTCGACGGCGTACGACAACGAAAGGGCTCGCTAATAAACAAAATCCTCGCCTTTTTATTGTGAAAATTATAGATATACATATAGAGATAGACGAACATACTATACGTGCAGTACAGTTCCTCAGTTTCTGTCTTTGTCAACTGCCCTCTTTGATAAAGGTAGCGAGCGTCAGATTATACTGATTGACGAATTCGTAAAATTGCCTATCTTTTCGTCTGTAACCAGgcatgccgccgccgtcgaacgcGTTGATCGAGACGCCGCAGAGCGCCGACGAATTCGCAAAGAGAGTCACGAGAACCTTCTCCGGTTTGAAtacgtcaacgacgtcgcctaTCAATTTCGTATAATTTTCGGCGGGGACATTCGTCTCGAAGCTCGCATAGGAACAGGACGGCTGCGGCGTCACGTGAACCGTGTaatagacgtcgtcgttctcgcgaATTCCGTTCATCGAATATCCGCACGGATCGAACATCGCCGCTTCCGTGACGGCATCCGGAAATAATGCCGAcaagccgacgacgtcggtgaCGTGATTATCGTCGCGATGCGCAGGCGATTTATAGAAAAGACGCGCCACTTGCCCGTCCAAGCCCGTCATGAGAATCTCGAGTGTTTGATCGGGCGACGCCGGTAACGCACGCGCGTCCGAAGCGCGATCGAGCGTGTAGAGATACCACGCGTCGCCGTTCAGACGTCCCAGCGCGTAGGCGGCGCCGTCCGGAgcgaaaaacgaatcgaGAAGCGCCGTCTCGCTGTCGAAACTCCGatggggccccttttgaaGACGCGGCTCCATGAAGTTCTTTCGCGAGTAGAaaacgtcggcgatcgtcgtGAGATTGCACGCGGCGCTcgcgagacgaagaaaggcgtcgagcgcgtcgagcagcgtcgtcgtgccgCACGTTTTGAGTATGAAGCGACGATCGGTGACGAACATACTGCTCTCGCTTAGGATGTAGCTGTCCATCGCTTCGGCGTGCTGTTCGCCGATTATTTGGCAATTGACGCGGTCCAGAAGCGTTTTCCATTGATCGCGCGTGATCGATCGGAggctgccgccgtcgcgatcCGGTTTCTCGAACCAGATTTCGAGTAGTTTCtccgtcgcttcgaagaaatcgactgCGGCCATTTACGAGACTACTAGTAGCGCGCGTGGAACTCACGCGCACCGGTGGTATCTCTGATTTTTGCACTCATCATGCAGTAAGTACACTAAGTATCTAagtgattaattaacaacGTTGTACCTAAGTACGTCGTCAAGAGTCTCTGATCCTCTCTTCTCGGCTGGAATAAGTGAAACATCTGAACAATTGCCTTTGATGTAAAGAGGACGCATAAAGAACGACGCCatcgattgattgattaCAAAGCACAGCAATCACTCACCTTCAAGAAGGGACTTGAGATAGTCATCAGCATCACCTTTGTCGACGTCCATTTTGTGGTAGTCACTGACGGGATCCGGATAGGTGCAATAGAAGTACGCAATGCCCAACTGTCTCCAGTCCAATTCGTCAAGAGAACAGTCTGCATCCTCTTTCGGCGCCGTATACATTACACTATCTCTTCCGTAGTGCAACCGAGATGCGGGCATATGACCCAGCTTCTCGGCACGATCCAAATCAATGAGAACAGCAACTAAATGTACCGACCGTTAGGTAAAAAAACGAGAGTACACTTACAGAAACCAGATTTTTCATCTGAACAGTCGAAGCAAATGTTTTCCAATCGGACATCCAAGTGCGCCATTCCGAATTCGTGAAGCTGACGCAAGGCCGATGAAACGCTCTCAAAATATTCAGCAAGACAGCGCGTCACGTCGCGCTTTCCCAAAGGCAGCTTCAAACATCGGTATTTGAAAAAGGTCTGTTCAAGGAAAGGCCTTGCAAAATACGGTGGCtcaggaagaagaaatcttTGAGGACACAGAGACGAGTAATCATTACTGTCTAGTAAATTAGGAATCACATGACTCGTCAAATTATCTCGCACAACGGGATTAATGATGAACTTGTAGacaaattttttattgctgCTGAGAACGACAACAGCATTTGCTGACGGCATCTGAATTGAGCCTTCTCCAAATTGTGAAGCAATTGTTTCCTGGTTGAGTGGAAGAGCATAACGAACTTTCTGTGGTATTTtgaatgaagaagaagtcaCTTTCTCAAGCTGATTTCGATACGTAATGCCAATCGACTCTTCGATCGTGCGGATGTTGAGCGGCAACGGACAATAAGTTCCATCAAAAGTGGTGCAATCGTCAACCCACTTTATATCAACGCGGGTGACGCAACCGTCTATATTGAACGCCggaaagacgaaagacgacCATTCCGTTATTGACGGATCTGCGTTTCGAAGCCAACGCATGTGATCAAAGAGACCGAGCATGACCTTGTTGATTGAGTCTTCATACGATTGGTCAGCTGATGAATTGCCTTTTGAATGCACCTCAATCAGCAAAATAGGCACTTTGACTTTGTCGGATGTTTTGTGGACCACGGAGACACCAGGCTTCATAGGTTGTGATGTAAAAAGAGCTGGTAGAGTCTCCAGACAGCCATCGATTGTGTATGCTGTCTTAGATACATCCATTTTGGGAAAACGCTTCTTCAGCCAGGCAGCAACCGCAGCTTCAGAGTCACCACGAGATTCGTTCTCTTCCTTGTTTAAAAGCTGCCCCAAAGAGTACAAGTGACCGTTCAGGCGAGCACGCCACGTCGATGCCAATTGAAACTGAAGAAGGCATCGTGCCACTTTCAACGTCGTCTGAATAGCTTTTCTTTGATTAGTCGTCAAATTTTGACGAAGAGGTGTGGCGTCGGTTTCCTTCGTGTGGTATTCAGAAGCCATGTTAAATCTAAAATTAAACGTTTGCCTTAGACAGTATTTGAACTCGACGGTGCTGTACTGAGGAGAAGAAACATGCAAACATATGGAGCAAACTGAAGTTACAGATGCTAGGGCCTCATTATTAATGGAAAACGTCCCTCAATTGCACTGCAGCTATAGTCCAAACGTCGCTACTCCTAACCACGACGACACCCCTATTGTACTCGTGTTGAGAAAAcacaaaggagaaagcaagaCCATACTacgccccccccccccccccccccccccccttaGAAAGAGGGTATGTGAAGTTTGCGTGTTTCAAAACGGTCATGTGATACAACTGACGCATGCTCTTTTTAGTCTGGGCTGGGCCATTGGAATTCGCTCGAATCAGACGGATTGTAGAGTAgactctacaatccgtgctCGAATCACGGTCAGTTTCTGTCACGGTCACTTCTCTTCCTACCATGGTCACCTGACCAAATTACGTTTATGGGAAAGACGCAGGTGTGAGCAAAACAACTGcgtctgaaaaaaatcgacgctaGACCCGCTAGACCATTGTCTTATACGGGGAGAAGGTCTGGTGACAGGCTAACCAGTCAATGAGATCCCTCTAAGGCTCTGTtaccacggattgtagagacACTgtctctacaatccgtgctGTTACAGACAAGCAGAGATCGAcatatttttctttcagatttTCGTCCGGCTTTTCGTCCTAACCTAAAAACATCCGGGAGTCAATCATAGACTAGTTTTGGTGCCCGTGCTTCGCACGGAAAAAtgcagtttattatttaggcccttagaatcaaagtttagtcctaaatttataatttaggtccttagaatcaaagtttaggccctgaatttattatttaggtccttagaatcaaagtttaggccatcaaattattatttaggccctaagaatcaaggtttaggccctgaatttatataaatttaggtccttagaatcaaagtttaggccctcaatttattatttaggtccttagaatagaagtttaggccctcaatttattatttaggccctaacaaagtttaggccctgaatttattatttaggcccttagaatcaaagtttaggccttcaatttattatttaggtccttagaatcaaagtttaggtcctcaatttattatttaggctcaaagaatcaaagtttaggccctgaatttattatttaggcccttagaatcaaagtttaggccctgcatttattatttaggctcttagaatcaaagtttaggccctcaatttattatttaggctcttagaataaacgtttaggccctcaatttattatttaggtacttagaatgaaagtttaggtcctcaatttattatttaggctcatagaatcaaagtttaggccctgaatttattatttaggcccttagaatcaaagtttaggccctgaatttattatttaggtccttagaatcaaagtttaggttctcaatttattatttaggctctcagaatcaaagtttaggccctcaatttattatttaggctctcagaatcaaagtttaggccctgaatttattatttaggctcttagaatcaacgtttaggccctgaatttattatttaggcttttagaatcaaagtttaggccctcaaattattacttaggccctaagaatcaaagtttaggccctgaatttatataaatttaggtccttagaatcaaagtttaggccctcaatttattatttaggtccttagaatcaaggtttaggccctgaatttattatttaggctctcacAATaaaggtttaggccctcaatttattatttaggctctcggaatcaaattttaggccctcaatttattatttaggctcttagaatcaaagtttaggccctgaatttagtatttaggtccttagaatcaaagtttaggccctcaatttattatttaggctcttagaataaacgtttaggctctcaatttattatttaggcctttagaatcaaaatttaggccctcaatttattatttaggctctcggaatcaaagtttaggctctcaatttattatttaggctcttagaatcaaagtttaggccctcaatttattatttaagctctcagaatcaaagtttaggccctcaatttattatttaggctctcagaatcaaagtttaggctctcaatttattatttaggcctttagaatcaaaattcaggccctcaatttattatttaggctttagaatcaaagtttaggccctgaatttattatttaggtctttagaatcaaggtttaggccctcaatttattatttaggctctcggaatcaaagtttaggctctcaatttattatttaggatctcagaatcaaagtttaggccctcaatttattatttaggctctcagaatcaaagtttaggccctcaatttattatttaggctctcagaatcaaagtttaggctctcaatttattatttaggcctttagaatcaaaatttaggccctcaatttattatttaggctttagaatcaaagtttaggccctgaatttattatttaggctcatagaatcaaagtttaggccctcaatttattatttaggcttatagaatcaaagtttaggccctcaatttattatttaggctttcagaatcaaagtttaggccctcaatttattaattaggctctcagaatcaaagttttggccctcaatttattattaaggcctttagactcaaaatttaggccctcaatttattatttaggctttcagaatcaaagtttaggccctcaatttattaattaggctctcagaatcaaagtttaggccctcaatttattatttaggcctttagactcaaaatttaggccctcaatttattatttaggctttcagaatcaaagtttaggccctcaatttattatttaggctctcagaatcaaagtttaagccctcaatttattaattaggctctcagaatcaaagtttaggccctcaatttattatttaggcctttagactcaaaatttaggccctcaatttattatttaggcttttagaatcaaagtttaggccctgaatttattatttaggcccttagaatcaaagtttaggccctgaatttattatttaggcccttagaatcaaggtttaggacctcaatttattctttaggctctcagaatcaaagtttaggtcctcaatttattatttaggtacttagaatgaaagtttaggtcctcaatttattatttaggctcttagaatcaaagtttaggccctcaatttattatttaggctcttagaatcaaagtttaggccctgaatttattatttaggctcttagaatcaacgtttaggccctcaatttattatttaggcaatgtttaggccctgaaattattatttaggccctaagaatcaaggtttaggctctgaatttatataaatttaggtccttagaatcaaagtttaggccctgaatttattatttaggtccttagaatcaaagtttaggccctcaatttattatttaggccctaacaaattttaggccctgaatttattatttaggcccttagaatcaaagtttaggccctcaatttattattcaggttcttagaatcaaagtttaggccctcaatttattaattaggctctcagaatcaaagttttggccctcaatttattattaaggcct from Oscarella lobularis chromosome 19, ooOscLobu1.1, whole genome shotgun sequence includes:
- the LOC136198520 gene encoding S-adenosylmethionine decarboxylase proenzyme-like isoform X2; amino-acid sequence: MAAVDFFEATEKLLEIWFEKPDRDGGSLRSITRDQWKTLLDRVNCQIIGEQHAEAMDSYILSESSMFVTDRRFILKTCGTTTLLDALDAFLRLASAACNLTTIADVFYSRKNFMEPRLQKGPHRSFDSETALLDSFFAPDGAAYALGRLNGDAWYLYTLDRASDARALPASPDQTLEILMTGLDGQVARLFYKSPAHRDDNHVTDVVGLSALFPDAVTEAAMFDPCGYSMNGIRENDDVYYTVHVTPQPSCSYASFETNVPAENYTKLIGDVVDVFKPEKVLVTLFANSSALCGVSINAFDGGGMPGYRRKDRQFYEFVNQYNLTLATFIKEGS
- the LOC136198521 gene encoding uncharacterized protein, which produces MMLDWKNVAATAAKAFASGLCARYVLAAIKRKSLTLADLLSEDVVRAASFLATFTSSYKLMRNALEVAGLQNLKFAVLSSSALASLALPLGCAADRHTLTVLALSRAIGSAIAGEDGGAIAPFLLYCLGFAFLSCIVLRWPTLMSRPFSKALLGYVNYSDAQMEGMFRGKQFVECESVLHRGSCLAFHVKNALLTTLPASLKLYSTIYAVPLILQLKKGQRPLGLYLRNVCQSSFFLTATCSAFALSLCLLRNCSQRSPTPLYVPAVSGLVASFGLLIESKSRRAEMIILVLHQVTHVILAWLMQEARKVKIHANLLQMIIFAVSAMRILYMFDGVRQRKGSLINKILAFLL
- the LOC136198523 gene encoding tRNA (cytosine(38)-C(5))-methyltransferase-like translates to MQAARVVEFYSGIGGMHFALEESGMPHDVVACIDINDVANSVYRHNFPTTRLLQRNIESLTVEEVDKLNADMFLMSPPCQPFTRVGLKGDTLDKRTRSFLYILDLIQKLEKKPSCLLIENVKGFESSDTRQHLVDMLCKTRYSYQEFLLSPLQFGIPNSRLRYYLVAIKPPLAFPFRVSEQVLSDFPVQQSAAPLEQTIENFLEKDQSKDYFEHFLLDPKLLNRYGTILDIVASKSKGSCCFTKAYSHYVQGTGSVLQMNEAISIDSVYAQFKTDDVDDPDKSVLSPLKLRFFTPKEVANLLSFPPRFSFPESTSNRQRYRLLGNSLNVHVVAQLLTLWNQARVE
- the LOC136198520 gene encoding uncharacterized protein isoform X1, coding for MASEYHTKETDATPLRQNLTTNQRKAIQTTLKVARCLLQFQLASTWRARLNGHLYSLGQLLNKEENESRGDSEAAVAAWLKKRFPKMDVSKTAYTIDGCLETLPALFTSQPMKPGVSVVHKTSDKVKVPILLIEVHSKGNSSADQSYEDSINKVMLGLFDHMRWLRNADPSITEWSSFVFPAFNIDGCVTRVDIKWVDDCTTFDGTYCPLPLNIRTIEESIGITYRNQLEKVTSSSFKIPQKVRYALPLNQETIASQFGEGSIQMPSANAVVVLSSNKKFVYKFIINPVVRDNLTSHVIPNLLDSNDYSSLCPQRFLLPEPPYFARPFLEQTFFKYRCLKLPLGKRDVTRCLAEYFESVSSALRQLHEFGMAHLDVRLENICFDCSDEKSGFFAVLIDLDRAEKLGHMPASRLHYGRDSVMYTAPKEDADCSLDELDWRQLGIAYFYCTYPDPVSDYHKMDVDKGDADDYLKSLLEGNCSDVSLIPAEKRGSETLDDVLRYNVVN